CCGTGGATGTCCACCTGGAGATGGCCGACGCGCAGCTGGCGGCGCAATCCGCCCATCTGGATCTGCTGGCCGAGGAGCTGCGCCTGGCCCAGCTGTCGCTGAACTCGATCACCGGCGAATTCAGCTCCGACGACCTGCTGGGAGTGATCTTCTCCAGCTTCTGCATCGGCAAGTAAGGCAGCAGGCAGGCCGCCGCCTTGTTCGAGCGGGCATAAAAAAACGCCACCTTTTCAGGTGGCGTTCTTGTTGGCGCTGGCGCCGTGCTTACTTGCCTTCGGCAGCCTTGCCGAACTTGGGCAGGTTGAACTGGGGCGGCACGCCCATGCGCTTGTTGATGATCCACTGCTGAGCGATCGACAGAATGTTGTTCGTCAGCCAGTACAGCACCAGACCCGAGGGGAAGAAGAAGAACATCACGCTGAACATCAGCGGCATGATCCACATCATCTTGGCCTGCATGGGGTCAGGAGGAGCGGGGTTCAGGGCGGTCTGCAGCAGCGAGGACAGAGTCATCAGCAGCGGCAGGATGAAGAAGGGATCCGGCACCGAAAGGTCGTGAATCCAGCCGATCCAGGGCGCGTTGCGAATTTCCACGCTGGACTGCAGCACCCAGTACAGAGCCATGAAGACAGGGATCTGGATGATGATGGGCAGGCAGCCGCCCATGGGGTTGACCTTCTCCTCGCGGTAGATGCGCATCATCTCCTGCTGCATCTGCTGGGGCTTGTCCTTCAGACGCTCGCGCATTTCCTGAATGCGGGGGTTGATGGCCTTCATCTTGGCCATCGAGGAGTAGGCCTTGGCGTTGAGCCAGTAGAAGGCGATCTTCAGCAGCACCACCAGGGCCACGATGGACCAGCCCCAGTTGCCGATGAACTTGTGCAGCTCGGACAGCAGCCAGTACAGCGGCTTGGCCAGAATCGTCAGCCAGCCATAGTCCTTGACCAGTTCCAGACCGGGCGAGAGCTTTTCCAGCATGGGCTCGATCTGAGGGCCGGAGAACAGGCGCGAGCTCACGGTCTTGGTCTGGCCGGGTTCCACCGTGCCCACGGGCGTGATCATGCCCACGGCATAGAGGTTGTCGCCCACCTTGCGCACGAAGTTGTCGCGCTGGATGCCGTCGGCCAGCAGCCAGGCGCTGGCGAAGTAATGCTGCACCATGGCCACAAAGCCATTGGGAGAGGCCTTGTCGACCTCGGCCTTGCCGCTTTCGATGTCCTTGAACTCGACCTTGTGGTACTTCTTGGCGTCGGTATAGACGGCGGGACCGGTGAAGGTGGAATAGAAGCTGGACTCATGCTCGGGCTTGTTGCCGTCGCGCACCAGCTGCATGTACAGCTGGGGGTTCACGGCGGTCGAGCCGGTGTTGACCACATCGTGCTGCACATCGACGGCATAGGAGCCGCGCTTGAGCGTGAAGGTCTTGACCAGCTTCACGCCACCCTGGTCGGCGGACTCGAAGCGCACTTGCACGCTGTCCTGACCGTCCTTGAGCTCGCGCTCGCCGGGCATCACGGTCATGGGAGTCTTGTGCGTGGGGAAGTTGCCGCCGATCAGGCCGGTCTGTCCCAGGTAGACGCGCTTGGCGTTTTCCTCGAACACCTGCATGAGCTTCTTGTCATCCGCGGTGTCGGAGTACTTGAGCAGCTCGGAATGCTTGAGCGTGCCGCCTTCGCTGTCGAAGGTCAGACGCATGACATCGCTGCCCACAGTCACGTCCTGACGGGGCGTCACGGCCGCTGCGGGCTGGCCTGCGGCATTGGCAGCACCGGGCACATCGCCGGCAGAAGCGGCTGCGGCGGGCTGGGGAACGCTGACATCGGCAGGCTTGGCATCGGCCGCAGCAGGTGCACTGACCGTCTGC
This DNA window, taken from Comamonas testosteroni TK102, encodes the following:
- the yidC gene encoding membrane protein insertase YidC yields the protein MNDIRRTILWVIFGFSMVLLWDKWQIHNGKKPTFFPSPQTVSAPAAADAKPADVSVPQPAAAASAGDVPGAANAAGQPAAAVTPRQDVTVGSDVMRLTFDSEGGTLKHSELLKYSDTADDKKLMQVFEENAKRVYLGQTGLIGGNFPTHKTPMTVMPGERELKDGQDSVQVRFESADQGGVKLVKTFTLKRGSYAVDVQHDVVNTGSTAVNPQLYMQLVRDGNKPEHESSFYSTFTGPAVYTDAKKYHKVEFKDIESGKAEVDKASPNGFVAMVQHYFASAWLLADGIQRDNFVRKVGDNLYAVGMITPVGTVEPGQTKTVSSRLFSGPQIEPMLEKLSPGLELVKDYGWLTILAKPLYWLLSELHKFIGNWGWSIVALVVLLKIAFYWLNAKAYSSMAKMKAINPRIQEMRERLKDKPQQMQQEMMRIYREEKVNPMGGCLPIIIQIPVFMALYWVLQSSVEIRNAPWIGWIHDLSVPDPFFILPLLMTLSSLLQTALNPAPPDPMQAKMMWIMPLMFSVMFFFFPSGLVLYWLTNNILSIAQQWIINKRMGVPPQFNLPKFGKAAEGK